The following coding sequences are from one Nicotiana tomentosiformis chromosome 3, ASM39032v3, whole genome shotgun sequence window:
- the LOC104109392 gene encoding UPF0235 protein At5g63440 isoform X3 translates to MLVDNQLQKMPKRKTDKAYVLDKEKYLARLSVDDAGKVLLKRGEGKLEKQFRMSCKGCGLFVCYRSEEDLETASFIYVVDGALSTIAAETNPQDAPVPPCISQLEGGLVQVAIEVEDRAQRSAITRVNADDVRVTVSAPAARGEANNELMEFMGRVLGLKLSQMTLQRGWNSKSKLLVVEDLTARQVYEKLLEAAQP, encoded by the exons ATGCTTGTAGATAATCAATTGCAGAAAATGCCAAAAAGGAAAACCGACAAAGCATATGTATTGGATAAAGAAAAGTATCTTGCAAGACTGAGTGTAGATGATGCGGGGAAAGTTCTTCTAAAGCG TGGTGAAGGGAAACTGGAGAAGCAGTTTCGGATGTCCTGTAAGGGTTGTGGCCTGTTTGTCTGCTACCGGTCAGAAGAAGATCTGGAGACTGCCTCCTTCATATATGTAGTTGATGGTGCACTTAGTACTATTGCCGCTGAGACAAATCCACAG GATGCTCCTGTACCGCCCTGCATTTCTCAGTTAGAAGGTGGCCTTGTGCAAGTGGCAATAGAAGTCGAGGACCGTGCCCAACGGTCAGCAATTACAA GAGTAAATGCAGATGATGTTCGGGTCACTGTATCCGCACCTGCAGCTCGTGGAGAAGCTAACAATGAACTTATGGAATTCATGGGTCGA GTACTGGGTCTGAAACTATCTCAGATGACTCTCCAAAGAGGGTGGAATAGCAAATCAAAGCTTCTTGTA GTGGAGGATTTGACAGCTAGACAAGTATATGAGAAACTCTTGGAAGCTGCCCAACCTTGA
- the LOC104109392 gene encoding UPF0235 protein At5g63440 isoform X2, producing MQLPTVKTPISLSITANTAVLTSSSPKMPKRKTDKAYVLDKEKYLARLSVDDAGKVLLKRGEGKLEKQFRMSCKGCGLFVCYRSEEDLETASFIYVVDGALSTIAAETNPQDAPVPPCISQLEGGLVQVAIEVEDRAQRSAITRVNADDVRVTVSAPAARGEANNELMEFMGRVLGLKLSQMTLQRGWNSKSKLLVVEDLTARQVYEKLLEAAQP from the exons ATGCAGTTACCGACGGTCAAAACTCCGATCTCTTTGTCTATTACTGCAAACACTGCAGTTCTCACGTCCTCATCTCCG AAAATGCCAAAAAGGAAAACCGACAAAGCATATGTATTGGATAAAGAAAAGTATCTTGCAAGACTGAGTGTAGATGATGCGGGGAAAGTTCTTCTAAAGCG TGGTGAAGGGAAACTGGAGAAGCAGTTTCGGATGTCCTGTAAGGGTTGTGGCCTGTTTGTCTGCTACCGGTCAGAAGAAGATCTGGAGACTGCCTCCTTCATATATGTAGTTGATGGTGCACTTAGTACTATTGCCGCTGAGACAAATCCACAG GATGCTCCTGTACCGCCCTGCATTTCTCAGTTAGAAGGTGGCCTTGTGCAAGTGGCAATAGAAGTCGAGGACCGTGCCCAACGGTCAGCAATTACAA GAGTAAATGCAGATGATGTTCGGGTCACTGTATCCGCACCTGCAGCTCGTGGAGAAGCTAACAATGAACTTATGGAATTCATGGGTCGA GTACTGGGTCTGAAACTATCTCAGATGACTCTCCAAAGAGGGTGGAATAGCAAATCAAAGCTTCTTGTA GTGGAGGATTTGACAGCTAGACAAGTATATGAGAAACTCTTGGAAGCTGCCCAACCTTGA
- the LOC104109392 gene encoding UPF0235 protein At5g63440 isoform X1: MPKRTTHTYSSEDAVTDGQNSDLFVYYCKHCSSHVLISDNQLQKMPKRKTDKAYVLDKEKYLARLSVDDAGKVLLKRGEGKLEKQFRMSCKGCGLFVCYRSEEDLETASFIYVVDGALSTIAAETNPQDAPVPPCISQLEGGLVQVAIEVEDRAQRSAITRVNADDVRVTVSAPAARGEANNELMEFMGRVLGLKLSQMTLQRGWNSKSKLLVVEDLTARQVYEKLLEAAQP, translated from the exons ATGCCGAAAAGGACAACGCACACATACTCGAGCGAGGATGCAGTTACCGACGGTCAAAACTCCGATCTCTTTGTCTATTACTGCAAACACTGCAGTTCTCACGTCCTCATCTCCG ATAATCAATTGCAGAAAATGCCAAAAAGGAAAACCGACAAAGCATATGTATTGGATAAAGAAAAGTATCTTGCAAGACTGAGTGTAGATGATGCGGGGAAAGTTCTTCTAAAGCG TGGTGAAGGGAAACTGGAGAAGCAGTTTCGGATGTCCTGTAAGGGTTGTGGCCTGTTTGTCTGCTACCGGTCAGAAGAAGATCTGGAGACTGCCTCCTTCATATATGTAGTTGATGGTGCACTTAGTACTATTGCCGCTGAGACAAATCCACAG GATGCTCCTGTACCGCCCTGCATTTCTCAGTTAGAAGGTGGCCTTGTGCAAGTGGCAATAGAAGTCGAGGACCGTGCCCAACGGTCAGCAATTACAA GAGTAAATGCAGATGATGTTCGGGTCACTGTATCCGCACCTGCAGCTCGTGGAGAAGCTAACAATGAACTTATGGAATTCATGGGTCGA GTACTGGGTCTGAAACTATCTCAGATGACTCTCCAAAGAGGGTGGAATAGCAAATCAAAGCTTCTTGTA GTGGAGGATTTGACAGCTAGACAAGTATATGAGAAACTCTTGGAAGCTGCCCAACCTTGA
- the LOC104109394 gene encoding ubiquitin-like modifier-activating enzyme 5, producing the protein MEVELKELLNDLQSLKKSLSDPSHLALIDKMHLHAENIAILENSGPTRRSKVKDMSAEVVDSNPYSRLMALQRMGIVENYERIREFSVAIVGIGGVGSVAAEMLTRCGIGRLLLYDYDKVELANMNRLFFRPEQVGMTKTDAAVQTLSEINPDVVLESYTLNITTVEGFDTFMSSLTNKSFRPTKSGSGVDLVLSCVDNYEARMVVNQACNELNQTWMESGVSEDAVSGHIQLLIPGESACFACVPPLVVASGIDERTLKREGVCAASLPTTMGVVAGLLVQNTLKYLLKFGQVSPYLGYNALKDYFPTMEMKPNTQCSNAACLERQKEYILAKPTRDAAAKAKADKEALSAPEYPVHADNEWNISVLDDNEVDGAVSRHSGVLPEGIVHELPVADEYPKPAITETDGPADDLEELRRQLEALNAD; encoded by the exons ATGGAGGTGGAGCTCAAAGAATTGTTGAATGATCTCCAATCTCTTAAGAAATCGCTCTCAGATCCTTCCCATCTTGCTCTAATCGACAAG ATGCATTTGCATGCTGAAAACATCGCTATCCTTGAGAATTCAGGACCTACTCGCCGGTCAAAAGTCAAG GACATGAGTGCTGAGGTTGTTGACAGCAATCCATATAGCAGGCTTATGGCACTTCAAAGGATGGGTATTGTGGAGAATTATGAAAGGATACGAGAATTCTCAGTTGCCATAGTT GGCATAGGTGGTGTTGGCAGTGTTGCTGCTGAGATGCTGACAAGGTGTGGCATAGGTCGTCTTTTGTTGTATGATTATGACAAAGTGGAGTTAGCTAATATGAATAGGCTATTTTTTCGCCCAGAGCAG GTTGGTATGACAAAGACAGATGCTGCTGTACAAACTCTTTCAGAGATAAATCCTGATGTTGTGCTTGAG AGCTACACGTTGAATATCACAACAGTGGAAGGTTTTGACACATTTATGTCAAGTCTTACAAATAAGTCATTCCGCCCAACTAAGAGTGGCAGTGGGGTTGACCTCGTTTTGAGCTGTGTAGATAATTATGAAGCAAGAATGGTAGTAAATCAG GCCTGCAATGAATTAAACCAGACATGGATGGAATCTG GTGTATCTGAAGATGCTGTCTCAGGTCACATACAATTGCTGATTCCTGGTGAAAGTGCCTGCTTTGCATGTGTGCCTCCGCTG GTCGTAGCATCTGGAATCGATGAACGGACCCTAAAGCGTGAAGGGGTTTGTGCTGCCTCGCTACCTACTACAATG GGAGTTGTTGCTGGACTTTTAGTTCAAAACACATTGAAATACTTGTTGAAGTTCGGACAGGTGTCACCGTATCTG GGGTACAATGCCCTCAAAGATTATTTTCCAACAATGGAGATGAAGCCGAACACACAGTGTTCAAATGCTGCTTGTTTGGAACGACAG AAGGAATACATTCTTGCAAAACCTACCCGGGATGCTGCTGCTAAAGCAAAGGCAGACAAGGAAGCGTTATCAGCACCAGAATACCCCGTTCATGCAGATAATGAATGGAACATAAG CGTTCTTGATGACAATGAGGTGGATGGTGCTGTCAGTAGACATTCAG gtgTCCTTCCTGAAGGTATTGTTCATGAACTGCCAGTAGCTGATGAATACCCAAAACCAGCTATTACAGAGACTGATGGTCCTGCGGATGACCTTGAAGAACTCAGAAGACAACTTGAGGCCCTTAACGCTGATTAG